A single window of Drosophila suzukii chromosome 3, CBGP_Dsuzu_IsoJpt1.0, whole genome shotgun sequence DNA harbors:
- the plh gene encoding mitochondrial inner membrane protein Mpv17 — protein sequence MIRNFVNFTNKYKIIRGMISYGTLWPCGSLIEQTMIEKKTFRTYDWMKCVRFSLFGFFFMGPTIYVWIRLAGVMWPRTDIKSSFCKAITEQTAYDPMAISSFLFFMTLMEGNSYAEAKREVSDKFLDAYKVGVIYWPCVQTVNFAFVPARNQVIFTSFFSMCWTTFLAYVKFLQLHPPVDVDHHAMDIHFLEM from the exons ATGATTCGCAATTTCGTGaattttacaaataaatacaaaatcatCCGGGGCATGATATCTTATGGCACCCTCTGGCCCTGCGGATCGCTTATCGAACAGACCATGATCGAGAAGAAGACATTCCGAACTTACGACTGGATGAAGTGTGTCAG GTTCAGTTTATTCGGATTCTTTTTCATGGGGCCGACCATATACGTGTGGATCAGACTGGCGGGCGTTATGTGGCCGCGAACCGATATTAAGTCATCGTTCTGCAAGGCGATCACCGAGCAGACTGCATATGATCCGATGGCCATCAGCTCGTTCCTCTTCTTCATGACCTTGATGGAGGGCAACTCGTACGCGGAGGCCAAACGGGAG GTCAGCGATAAATTCCTGGACGCCTACAAGGTGGGCGTTATTTATTGGCCCTGCGTGCAGACGGTGAACTTCGCCTTCGTGCCGGCGCGGAACCAGGTCATATTCACCTCCTTCTTCAGCATGTGTTGGACCACCTTCCTGGCCTACGTCAAGTTCCTCCAGCTGCATCCCCCCGTCGACGTGGACCACCACGCCATGGACATCCACTTCCTGGAGATGTGA